One region of Brachybacterium saurashtrense genomic DNA includes:
- a CDS encoding PLP-dependent cysteine synthase family protein has protein sequence MMHSATWPEPLADVDRSDDALRAWVAERIHRLDADDRRSADTHLVRLDLPESWDIQLYLKDESTHASGSLKHRLARSLFLFALVNGQLGPGMPVIEASSGSTAVSEAHVARMLDIPFVAVIPRGTSARKIALIEAAGGHCHVVDGAASMSREAQRLADERGGLFLDQFTHAERATDWRGNNSIAVSALSQLELEPHPVPRWIVVGAGTGGTSATFGRLLRYRRLSTALCVADVENSAFFAGWVDGDPGVTTAHGSRIEGIGRPQVEPSFVPGVVDRMISVPDAASVAGARYLSDRLGRRVGASTGTNLVAAAQLITRMRERGETGSVLTLLCDPGDRYTDTYFDDAWVAAQGWDLAPWREALERMLPLGRR, from the coding sequence ATGATGCACAGTGCGACCTGGCCCGAGCCCCTGGCAGACGTGGACCGCAGCGACGACGCGTTGCGCGCGTGGGTCGCCGAGCGGATCCACCGGCTGGACGCCGACGACCGCCGCAGCGCCGACACCCATCTGGTGCGCCTGGACCTGCCCGAGAGCTGGGACATCCAGCTGTACCTCAAGGACGAGTCCACCCATGCCTCCGGCAGCCTGAAACATCGCCTGGCCCGCTCGCTGTTCCTGTTCGCGCTGGTGAACGGGCAGCTGGGCCCCGGGATGCCGGTGATCGAGGCGTCCTCGGGCTCCACGGCGGTGAGCGAGGCGCACGTGGCGCGGATGCTGGACATCCCCTTCGTGGCCGTGATCCCGCGCGGCACCAGCGCCCGCAAGATCGCGCTGATCGAGGCCGCCGGCGGGCACTGCCACGTGGTGGACGGTGCGGCGAGCATGAGCCGGGAGGCGCAGCGCCTGGCCGACGAGCGCGGCGGGCTGTTCCTGGACCAGTTCACCCACGCCGAGCGGGCCACGGACTGGCGGGGCAACAACTCGATCGCCGTCAGCGCACTGTCCCAGCTGGAGCTGGAGCCCCATCCGGTGCCGCGCTGGATCGTGGTGGGCGCGGGGACCGGCGGGACCAGCGCCACCTTCGGGCGCCTGCTGCGCTACCGCCGCCTGTCCACGGCGCTGTGCGTCGCGGATGTGGAGAACTCCGCCTTCTTCGCCGGCTGGGTGGACGGCGACCCGGGCGTCACCACCGCCCACGGCTCCCGCATCGAGGGCATCGGCCGCCCGCAGGTGGAGCCGAGCTTCGTGCCGGGCGTGGTGGACCGGATGATCTCCGTGCCGGATGCGGCCTCGGTGGCCGGCGCCCGCTACCTCTCCGACCGGCTGGGGCGCCGCGTGGGCGCCTCCACCGGCACGAACCTGGTCGCCGCCGCCCAGCTGATCACCCGGATGCGGGAGCGCGGCGAGACCGGCTCGGTGCTCACCCTGCTGTGCGATCCCGGGGACCGCTACACCGACACCTACTTCGACGACGCCTGGGTCGCCGCCCAGGGCTGGGACCTCGCGCCCTGGCGGGAGGCGCTGGAGAGGATGCTGCCGCTGGGGCGGCGCTGA
- a CDS encoding SIP domain-containing protein, producing MPPITPRHLLIGDEQDLPLLHALLRTLPADTEGELVLELPDERRPLLPTPPGVTTRHLVLGRGRRRGDRACAALEAWVEEWLLDDHLSAEAHAVFVGLPHNPKVAVLCERLAAQHPTLHMHRPGRTHSVR from the coding sequence GTGCCACCGATCACCCCGCGTCACCTCCTGATCGGCGATGAGCAGGATCTCCCGCTGCTGCACGCGCTGCTGCGCACCCTCCCGGCGGACACCGAGGGCGAGCTCGTCCTCGAGCTGCCGGACGAGCGCCGCCCCCTGCTCCCCACCCCACCGGGAGTGACCACGCGCCACCTCGTGCTCGGGCGCGGGCGTCGGCGCGGCGATCGGGCGTGCGCGGCGCTCGAGGCCTGGGTCGAGGAGTGGCTGCTGGACGATCACCTCTCGGCCGAGGCGCATGCCGTCTTCGTCGGCCTTCCCCACAACCCGAAGGTCGCCGTGCTCTGCGAGCGCCTCGCGGCCCAGCACCCGACGCTGCACATGCACCGCCCCGGCCGCACCCACTCGGTGCGCTGA